The Chitinophaga pinensis DSM 2588 region GTTTCGGAATGAATCGGCGTAATTCCTCATGTATCTGTGAATCAGATGTTACCGCCCCTCCTACTTTCACCTTCACCAGCTGTTCGTCGAGACCCGTCTGACGCAGTATATTCACCAGGTGATACACTACATCCAGACCCGTCTGACTGGACACATCCTGCTGAATCAGCAGTTTACCAAACCTGAAAATGGTCAGCGAGAACTTATGTTGCTGAATATCAACATAAGCAACGCCATTCAGTTCCAGGAAGTCGTTATCAAACCGGTAAGACTTCAGCAATCCCGAATTAGCGTGGATCACCTTATCCGTCGAAAATTCCTTTCTTAAAAAGCCCATCACATCCTTATCCACTGAGTAGATATTAACCAGCTGCTGATCTGTCAATACATCCGCCAGCACCAGTTCCTGGGTCTGTTCAGGGTAAATGACATGCAGGTAATCTTTCTTCAGAGATGGATTATAGTGCTGTTCGGGCACCAATGTACTGTTTACGCCGTCAAAGGCCAGCTGCACCAGGTTGAAATTGGTGAATAGCAGCTTGTCTGCATCGAATATCTGTTCAATCATCTGCAGATCTGCGGTGGCAGTCTTCTGCGGTAGAAAATGATAGGATTTCAATGCCAGGAACTTTTTCGCGGCCGGATTATACACTACGTAACTGAAGGTCCCTTTACCGATTAGAACAAGCAGCTGGCAGGAAGTAAGATCCGTCTCTAGCAGAGATGCATCATCCGCAGCAAAGGCAGGATGAATTTTATAGGACACAGACATTATTAATACATTAGATATGGCACAATAATACTCAAAAAACGTGACTTTTGCAGCTATGCAGTTCGAAGTAAGTACGCGGCAAATAATAAAAATTGCTGCCCCTATATGCCTGGCTCTCATTATTCCACAGATAAATCACATGACAAATACCGCTTTCCTGGGTCGTCTGGGGGAGTTTCAGCTGGCGGCCAACGGCATCGCCGGTATTTATTATCTCGTGATGTATATGGTAGCTTATGGATTGAATAATGGTCTGCAGGTCCTGATCGCCCGCCGGGCAGGTCAGCTGAATACAGAAGGAATCGGCCGCCTCTTCTCCAATGGCCTGCTGCTCGGCCTGTGTTCTTCCTTCCTGGTCATCGCCATTACCCTGCTCCTGGCGCCCTGGTTCTTCTCAAAAAGTCTTCATAATCAACAGATATACGCAGCCGCATTGTCCTTTATCCGCATCCGCATCTGGGGGCTCCCCTTCCTGATGATGCTAAGTATGGCCAATGCCTTCTACATCGGCAGCGGTAATTCCAAAGTACTGGCAGTGACTTCTTTATGCCAGGAAGTTGTCAATATTTTCTTTGATTATACCCTGATATTCGGCAAACTGGGATTACCTGCCCTCGGATTAAACGGTGCTGCAGTCGCCTCTGTCATTGCAGAAGGCACGGGTATGACCGTCGCATATACGATCCTCTTTGGTATGGGATTTCACAAACGCTTCCTGCTGTTTAAATACCTCAGACCCTCCTGGACAATTATGCGTAGTATCCTGACCATTTCTGCACCACTGATCGTGCAATTCCTGTTCAGTATCGGCAGCTGGTTTATCTTCTTCATTTTTATTGAGCATCTGGGCGAGCGCCCCCTGGCTATTTCCAATATGCTTAGAAGTATCTTCGGATTCTTTGGCGTCTTTACCTGGTCCCTGGCCGCAACCTGTAACACCATGGTCAGTAATATCATTGGTCAGGGAAAAACGGCGCAGGTATTCGGGGTGATCCGTAAAATTGTCACGATCAGTTTACTATGTGCAGTAACGGTGTGCATACTGGTAAACCTTTTCCCATACAATATCCTGCGGATCTACACAACGGATATGCAGCTGATAGGAGATGCCATTCCCTCCGTCCGTATTATTACCCTGAGCACCCTCCTGATGGCAATATCCGGGGTCGTATTGAGTGCGGTGACAGGTACCGGCAATACAAAGATCAATCTCGGTATTGAATTCGCCGCAGTAGTGGGTTACCTGTTATATTGCAATATTGTAGTGGAACAATGGCGCAGCCCTTTATATGTAGCCTGGCTGGCCGATTTCTTCTACTGGACCATCATCTTTGTACTTTGCTTCTTCTATCTGCGAAGCGAAAAATGGAAATCTAAGTCTATCTGAAATTACTCCATGCTTTCCAGCATCTTTCTGCAGTTGGACTTGATACCCGGATCATCCTGGTATACCGGACGCAGGGTCACAGCTTTCCGCAACACTTCGATGGACTTTTCCAGTTCTTCCTTGTCTTTATAAGCTTTGGCGAGATCCTGG contains the following coding sequences:
- a CDS encoding MATE family efflux transporter, whose protein sequence is MQFEVSTRQIIKIAAPICLALIIPQINHMTNTAFLGRLGEFQLAANGIAGIYYLVMYMVAYGLNNGLQVLIARRAGQLNTEGIGRLFSNGLLLGLCSSFLVIAITLLLAPWFFSKSLHNQQIYAAALSFIRIRIWGLPFLMMLSMANAFYIGSGNSKVLAVTSLCQEVVNIFFDYTLIFGKLGLPALGLNGAAVASVIAEGTGMTVAYTILFGMGFHKRFLLFKYLRPSWTIMRSILTISAPLIVQFLFSIGSWFIFFIFIEHLGERPLAISNMLRSIFGFFGVFTWSLAATCNTMVSNIIGQGKTAQVFGVIRKIVTISLLCAVTVCILVNLFPYNILRIYTTDMQLIGDAIPSVRIITLSTLLMAISGVVLSAVTGTGNTKINLGIEFAAVVGYLLYCNIVVEQWRSPLYVAWLADFFYWTIIFVLCFFYLRSEKWKSKSI
- a CDS encoding DUF3822 family protein produces the protein MSVSYKIHPAFAADDASLLETDLTSCQLLVLIGKGTFSYVVYNPAAKKFLALKSYHFLPQKTATADLQMIEQIFDADKLLFTNFNLVQLAFDGVNSTLVPEQHYNPSLKKDYLHVIYPEQTQELVLADVLTDQQLVNIYSVDKDVMGFLRKEFSTDKVIHANSGLLKSYRFDNDFLELNGVAYVDIQQHKFSLTIFRFGKLLIQQDVSSQTGLDVVYHLVNILRQTGLDEQLVKVKVGGAVTSDSQIHEELRRFIPKLEWMPRLPGFWYIPKMEEIPGYYFNNLYAMALCV